One region of Halomicrobium sp. LC1Hm genomic DNA includes:
- the ileS gene encoding isoleucine--tRNA ligase, producing MDRFAPVDDQYDPAAVEERVFEYWDDVDAYEKTVEHRTDGEDFFFVDGPPYTSGSAHMGHAWNKSLKDVYIRYKRMCGYDVTDRPGYDMHGLPIETKVEEEKDFRNKKDIEAFGVENFVDACREFAENSLEGLQEDFKSFGVWMDWDDPYRTVEPEYMEAAWWGFASAHERDLVEQGQRSITQCPRCETAIANNEVEYEDVEDPSIYVKFDLADREGNLVVWTTTPWTIPANTFVAVDGEGSYVGVEATQNGETELLYVAEPKVDEVLRAGRYDDYEIVEELSGEELLGWEYDHPLREEVPDAPDGEGAGQVYEAPYVDTEGEGTGLVHSAPGHGEEDFERGRELGLEIFCPVGPDGVYDEAAGRYEGQFVKDADEQIIDDLEARGRMLAAETTTHSYGHCWRCDTGIVQIVTDQWFITITDIKDDLLDNIDDSEWYPHEARENRFRNFVEEAPDWNVSRQRYWGTPVPIWLPSEDADGEPVEWSGDMDDAIVVGDREQLAERVDQEIDPETVDLHKDTVDDLTITEDGITYERVPDVFDVWLDSAVATWGTIDYPSESEAFDELWPADLIIEAHDQTRGWFWSQLGMGTAAVGASPYERVVMHGHALMPDGRAMSKSRDIRVDPGEVIDDYGADPMRAFLLSLAARGEDMNFSYDGTQEMQRRLNILWNVFRFPLPYMRMDGFDPEATTVDDVTLDLADEWVLSRLQTVEAEATEAMEEFRQDDTIEGVLEFVVEDVSRYYVQLVRERMWEEDDSESKRAAYATLYRVLREVVALLAPFTPFVAEEIYGTLTGETEHPTVHMCDWPTADDDLQDPTLEDEVAVARAVEEAGSNARQQAERKLRWPVTRVVIDTDSDDVTGAIEAHTDLVADRLNARTVEIVGGGDAWGELAYSAEADMSELGPAFGDDAGRVMNALNEARVDEASLETLEAAVSDALGESIELTDEMVSFRRETPEGVASTDFEALGGHGVVYVDTTLTEDIESEGYAREVIRRVQEMRKDLELDLEERIRLDLTVADDRIDDLVREHEPLIAEEVRADEFATVDDGHRKTWDVEGVEMEIAIEAIAAADASD from the coding sequence ATGGACCGCTTCGCCCCCGTCGACGACCAGTACGACCCCGCCGCGGTCGAGGAGCGGGTCTTCGAGTACTGGGACGACGTCGACGCCTACGAGAAGACAGTGGAGCACCGGACCGACGGCGAGGACTTCTTCTTCGTCGACGGACCGCCCTACACCTCGGGTTCGGCCCACATGGGCCACGCCTGGAATAAGAGCCTCAAGGACGTGTACATCCGCTACAAGCGGATGTGTGGCTACGACGTGACCGACCGGCCGGGCTACGACATGCACGGCCTGCCCATCGAGACCAAGGTCGAGGAGGAGAAGGACTTCCGGAACAAGAAAGACATCGAGGCGTTCGGCGTCGAGAACTTCGTCGACGCCTGCCGGGAGTTCGCCGAGAACAGCCTCGAAGGCCTGCAAGAGGACTTCAAGTCGTTCGGCGTCTGGATGGACTGGGACGATCCCTACCGGACGGTCGAACCCGAGTACATGGAAGCCGCCTGGTGGGGCTTCGCCAGCGCCCACGAGCGCGATCTCGTCGAGCAGGGCCAGCGCTCGATCACCCAGTGTCCCCGCTGTGAGACCGCCATCGCCAACAACGAGGTCGAGTACGAGGACGTGGAGGACCCGTCGATCTACGTGAAGTTCGACCTCGCCGACCGGGAGGGAAACCTGGTCGTCTGGACGACGACGCCGTGGACGATCCCGGCCAACACCTTCGTCGCGGTCGACGGCGAGGGGAGCTACGTCGGCGTCGAGGCGACCCAGAACGGCGAGACCGAACTGCTGTACGTCGCCGAGCCGAAAGTCGACGAGGTGCTCCGGGCGGGTCGGTACGACGACTACGAGATCGTCGAGGAGCTGAGCGGCGAGGAGCTGCTCGGCTGGGAGTACGACCACCCGCTCCGCGAGGAAGTGCCCGACGCACCCGACGGCGAGGGTGCGGGACAGGTGTACGAAGCGCCGTACGTCGACACCGAGGGCGAGGGGACCGGGCTGGTCCACTCCGCACCGGGCCACGGCGAGGAGGACTTCGAGCGCGGGCGCGAACTCGGGCTGGAGATCTTCTGTCCGGTCGGTCCGGACGGCGTCTACGACGAGGCCGCCGGCAGGTACGAAGGTCAGTTCGTCAAAGACGCCGACGAGCAGATCATCGACGACCTCGAAGCCCGCGGCCGGATGCTGGCCGCCGAGACGACGACACACAGCTACGGCCACTGCTGGCGCTGTGACACGGGCATCGTCCAGATCGTCACCGACCAGTGGTTCATCACGATCACGGACATCAAGGACGACCTGCTGGACAACATCGACGACTCGGAGTGGTACCCCCACGAGGCCCGCGAGAACCGGTTCCGGAACTTCGTCGAGGAGGCCCCCGACTGGAACGTCTCCCGCCAGCGCTACTGGGGGACGCCCGTCCCGATCTGGCTGCCCAGCGAGGACGCCGACGGCGAGCCCGTCGAGTGGAGCGGCGACATGGACGACGCCATCGTCGTCGGCGACCGCGAGCAGCTGGCCGAGCGCGTCGACCAGGAGATCGACCCCGAGACCGTCGATCTCCACAAGGACACCGTCGACGACCTGACGATCACCGAAGACGGGATCACCTACGAGCGGGTGCCGGACGTGTTCGACGTGTGGCTCGACTCCGCCGTCGCGACGTGGGGGACGATCGACTACCCCTCCGAGAGCGAGGCCTTCGACGAGCTGTGGCCCGCCGACCTCATCATCGAAGCCCACGACCAGACCCGTGGGTGGTTCTGGTCCCAGCTCGGGATGGGGACGGCGGCGGTCGGCGCGAGTCCCTACGAGCGCGTCGTGATGCACGGCCACGCGCTGATGCCCGACGGGCGCGCGATGAGCAAGTCCAGGGACATCCGCGTCGATCCCGGCGAGGTCATCGACGACTACGGCGCGGACCCGATGCGAGCGTTCCTCCTGTCGCTCGCGGCCCGCGGGGAAGACATGAACTTCTCGTACGACGGGACCCAGGAGATGCAGCGACGGCTCAACATCCTCTGGAACGTCTTTCGCTTCCCGCTGCCGTACATGCGGATGGACGGGTTCGACCCGGAGGCGACGACCGTCGACGACGTGACGCTGGACCTGGCCGACGAGTGGGTGCTCTCGCGGCTCCAGACGGTCGAGGCCGAAGCGACGGAGGCGATGGAGGAGTTCCGGCAGGACGACACCATCGAGGGCGTCCTCGAGTTCGTCGTCGAAGACGTGTCCCGCTACTACGTCCAGCTGGTCCGCGAGCGCATGTGGGAAGAGGACGACAGCGAGTCCAAGCGAGCCGCCTACGCGACGCTGTACCGCGTGCTCCGCGAGGTCGTCGCGCTGCTGGCACCGTTCACGCCGTTCGTCGCCGAGGAGATCTACGGCACGCTCACCGGCGAAACGGAACATCCGACGGTCCACATGTGCGACTGGCCGACGGCCGACGACGACCTGCAAGATCCCACCCTCGAAGACGAGGTCGCCGTCGCCCGCGCCGTCGAGGAGGCCGGCTCGAACGCCCGCCAGCAGGCCGAGCGCAAGCTCCGCTGGCCGGTCACGCGCGTCGTGATCGACACCGACAGCGACGACGTGACCGGTGCCATCGAGGCCCACACCGACCTCGTCGCCGACCGGCTCAACGCCCGCACCGTCGAGATCGTCGGCGGCGGCGACGCCTGGGGCGAACTGGCCTACTCCGCGGAAGCAGACATGAGCGAACTCGGCCCGGCGTTCGGCGACGACGCCGGCCGCGTGATGAACGCACTCAACGAGGCCCGCGTCGACGAGGCCAGCCTCGAAACGCTGGAAGCGGCCGTCTCGGACGCGCTCGGCGAGTCGATCGAGCTCACCGACGAGATGGTGTCGTTCCGCCGCGAGACTCCGGAAGGCGTCGCGAGCACCGACTTCGAGGCACTGGGCGGCCACGGCGTCGTCTACGTCGACACCACGCTGACCGAGGACATCGAGAGCGAGGGGTACGCACGCGAGGTCATCCGCCGCGTCCAGGAGATGCGCAAGGATCTGGAACTGGACCTCGAAGAGCGGATCCGGCTGGATCTGACGGTGGCTGACGACCGCATCGACGACCTCGTCCGGGAACACGAGCCGCTCATCGCCGAGGAAGTTCGTGCCGACGAGTTCGCGACCGTCGACGACGGCCATCGCAAGACCTGGGACGTCGAAGGCGTCGAGATGGAAATCGCGATCGAGGCAATCGCCGCGGCCGACGCGAGCGACTAG
- a CDS encoding winged helix-turn-helix domain-containing protein, with the protein MSDDPVDEDPDVADIVALLDDEHVRSILVATSGEPLSAKELGERCDLSVSSIYRRVDELCDCDLLIERTRPRRDGHHETVYVSTLDRFELTIRDGELDWTIDRAESDPADELSRMWGKL; encoded by the coding sequence ATGTCAGACGATCCTGTGGACGAGGACCCAGACGTTGCCGATATCGTCGCCTTGCTCGACGACGAGCACGTTCGGTCGATCCTCGTCGCGACGAGTGGGGAACCGCTGTCGGCCAAGGAACTCGGCGAGCGCTGCGATCTCTCGGTGTCGTCGATCTATCGACGGGTCGACGAACTCTGTGACTGTGATCTGCTTATCGAGCGAACGCGACCGCGCCGGGACGGCCACCACGAGACGGTGTACGTCTCGACGCTCGATCGGTTCGAGCTGACGATCCGCGACGGCGAACTGGACTGGACGATCGACCGGGCAGAGAGCGATCCGGCCGACGAGCTCTCGCGTATGTGGGGAAAGCTCTGA
- a CDS encoding secondary thiamine-phosphate synthase enzyme YjbQ yields the protein MPTFTVETDRRCQAVDVTERVESALPADANGTATIFVQHTTAGVAVNEAESRLLGDFESMLTDLVPDDGWDHDRLDGNADAHLRTLLLGPGETVPVDDGDLSLGTWQSVLLVECDGPRQRTVTVRA from the coding sequence ATGCCGACGTTCACAGTCGAGACGGACCGTCGCTGTCAGGCCGTCGACGTGACCGAACGAGTCGAGTCGGCGCTGCCCGCCGACGCGAACGGAACCGCGACGATCTTCGTGCAACACACGACGGCCGGCGTCGCCGTCAACGAGGCGGAGTCTCGTCTGCTCGGTGACTTCGAGTCGATGCTGACCGATCTCGTGCCCGACGACGGGTGGGACCACGATCGACTCGACGGCAACGCCGACGCCCACCTGCGGACGCTGCTGCTCGGACCGGGCGAGACCGTTCCGGTCGACGACGGCGACCTCTCGCTCGGGACCTGGCAGTCCGTGTTGCTCGTGGAGTGTGACGGGCCACGACAGCGGACGGTGACGGTTCGAGCGTGA
- a CDS encoding HIT family protein — MSEDCIFCSIVEGDIPGRIVHETDDAVAFLDANPLARGHTLVIPKNHHERLDDVPAAEATGLYSALHEVVPAVEAAVDAPATTVAFNNGEDAGQEVPHVHAHVVPRFEGDGGGPIHAMFGSRPDLSDEELDEIEAAIEP, encoded by the coding sequence ATGAGCGAGGACTGCATCTTCTGTTCGATCGTCGAGGGCGACATCCCCGGCCGAATCGTCCACGAGACCGACGACGCCGTCGCGTTCCTGGACGCGAACCCGCTGGCTCGCGGGCACACGCTCGTGATCCCCAAAAACCATCACGAGCGCCTCGACGACGTGCCGGCCGCGGAAGCGACGGGCCTGTACAGCGCGCTTCACGAGGTCGTCCCGGCCGTCGAGGCCGCCGTCGACGCACCGGCCACGACAGTCGCCTTCAACAACGGCGAGGACGCCGGCCAGGAGGTCCCCCACGTCCACGCCCACGTCGTCCCCCGCTTCGAGGGCGACGGCGGCGGTCCGATCCACGCGATGTTCGGCTCCCGGCCCGACCTCTCGGACGAGGAACTCGACGAGATCGAAGCGGCGATCGAGCCGTAA
- a CDS encoding ParA family protein — protein MADTLAFVGVAGGVGTTRTVVETAATLARDGHSVAVLDAALGTQGLSTYVEGRLDPDLTAVLVEETGFSEAAIPGWPELDGEVALYPAHAPFERLARAKTVDAAQRLETCIDHAAGQYDHVLLDVPPVADNQAVAAVRGADRRALVAPATRRGNDHLPRMRGRLVDLGFDADAVVGTFADGETALSADYELPAAERGVTEPTAIDPDTEFAPAVASMTEALCRCSLDLDFPEEGLLS, from the coding sequence ATGGCAGACACGCTCGCGTTCGTCGGCGTCGCTGGCGGCGTCGGCACGACACGCACCGTCGTCGAGACCGCGGCGACGCTGGCGCGGGACGGCCACTCGGTCGCCGTCCTCGACGCCGCGCTCGGCACACAGGGACTGTCGACCTACGTCGAGGGGCGACTGGACCCCGATCTCACGGCGGTCCTGGTCGAGGAGACCGGCTTCTCGGAGGCGGCCATTCCGGGGTGGCCCGAACTGGACGGCGAGGTGGCACTGTACCCCGCCCACGCACCGTTCGAGCGACTCGCACGCGCCAAGACGGTCGACGCGGCACAGCGACTGGAGACGTGTATCGACCACGCCGCAGGGCAGTACGATCACGTGTTGCTGGACGTGCCTCCGGTCGCCGACAACCAGGCCGTCGCAGCGGTCCGAGGGGCCGATCGGCGAGCGCTCGTCGCACCGGCGACGCGGCGCGGCAACGACCACCTGCCCCGGATGCGCGGACGACTCGTCGACCTTGGATTCGACGCCGACGCGGTGGTCGGGACGTTCGCCGACGGCGAGACGGCGCTGTCGGCGGACTACGAGCTTCCCGCCGCCGAACGTGGCGTGACGGAGCCGACCGCGATCGATCCCGACACCGAGTTCGCACCCGCCGTCGCGTCGATGACCGAAGCGCTCTGTCGCTGCTCGCTCGATCTCGACTTCCCGGAGGAGGGGCTGCTGAGCTGA
- a CDS encoding transcription initiation factor IIB family protein — protein sequence MTQTAQRCPECDGAIDASTREAVCTQCGLVVDEDQLDRGPEWRSFEDDGEQKARTGAPLTRSRHDRGLSTEIGRSTRLKGRKRRQMARLRREHSRAQTGSKRDRNQRIGFIEIRRLVSRLDLSSTIRDRACVLFESAQEADLLVGRSIEGFAAAAVYATCRTSEIARTVEEVAADAQASTGELRVAYDAINRELGLPTGPIDPREYLPRFASELGVPHEIERRATALADLAAERNLIAGKNPGGVAAACLYTAAREADYELTQARAAAVADVSPVTLRSTYQALED from the coding sequence ATGACTCAAACGGCACAGCGATGTCCGGAGTGTGACGGCGCGATCGACGCATCGACACGCGAAGCAGTGTGTACCCAGTGTGGCCTCGTCGTCGACGAGGACCAGCTCGACCGCGGCCCCGAGTGGCGCTCGTTCGAGGACGACGGAGAGCAGAAGGCACGCACCGGCGCGCCCCTGACCCGCTCGCGCCACGACCGGGGGCTCTCGACGGAGATCGGACGGTCGACCCGACTCAAGGGGCGCAAGCGTCGCCAGATGGCGCGCCTCCGTCGGGAGCACAGCCGCGCCCAGACCGGCTCGAAGCGCGACCGGAACCAGCGCATCGGCTTCATCGAGATCCGGCGGCTGGTGAGTCGGCTCGACCTCTCGTCGACGATTCGGGATCGGGCCTGTGTCCTCTTCGAGTCCGCACAGGAGGCCGATCTCCTGGTTGGACGGTCGATCGAGGGGTTCGCGGCCGCGGCGGTGTACGCGACCTGTCGCACGAGCGAGATCGCGCGGACCGTCGAGGAGGTCGCCGCCGACGCTCAGGCCAGCACCGGCGAGTTACGGGTCGCCTACGACGCGATCAACCGCGAGCTGGGACTACCGACGGGTCCGATCGATCCGCGCGAGTATCTCCCGCGGTTCGCAAGCGAACTCGGCGTTCCCCACGAGATCGAACGCCGAGCGACGGCACTGGCCGATCTGGCAGCAGAGCGAAATCTGATCGCGGGCAAGAACCCCGGTGGCGTCGCCGCCGCGTGTCTCTACACCGCCGCCCGAGAGGCGGACTACGAGCTGACGCAGGCCCGGGCGGCCGCCGTCGCAGACGTGAGTCCGGTGACGCTGCGGTCGACGTATCAGGCCCTCGAAGACTGA
- a CDS encoding MinD/ParA family protein, translating to MILAVTGGKGGVGKSTVAYNLAAHLDAVVIDGDLGMADLPADHGPDLHDVLAGRADPVEAVREGPPVSILPCGRSLAGARAGDPTALVAAIEAVERAYGDVIVDSPAGLRADVGLPLYVADACVLVTTPSESAVTDAVRVRELARELDAGLARVVLNRADDGANPDAVAATLGAPVSTVPDDAVVADAQAAGQPVCRASPGTPACQAFRSLADAVERVCRGHRP from the coding sequence ATGATTCTGGCCGTGACGGGCGGCAAGGGTGGCGTCGGGAAGTCGACGGTCGCGTACAACCTCGCCGCCCACCTCGACGCGGTCGTCATTGATGGCGACCTCGGGATGGCAGACCTGCCCGCCGACCACGGGCCGGATCTGCACGACGTCCTCGCCGGACGTGCGGATCCCGTCGAAGCCGTCAGAGAGGGGCCTCCGGTCTCGATCCTGCCGTGTGGACGCAGTCTGGCCGGCGCTCGTGCCGGCGATCCCACGGCGCTCGTCGCCGCGATCGAAGCCGTCGAACGCGCCTACGGCGACGTGATCGTCGACTCCCCGGCCGGGCTACGGGCCGACGTTGGCCTCCCGCTGTACGTCGCCGACGCGTGTGTGCTGGTGACCACCCCCTCCGAATCGGCCGTTACGGACGCGGTCCGGGTTCGTGAACTCGCACGGGAACTCGACGCCGGCCTGGCGCGCGTCGTCCTCAACCGCGCGGACGACGGCGCGAACCCCGACGCCGTCGCGGCGACGCTTGGCGCGCCGGTGAGCACGGTGCCCGACGACGCAGTCGTCGCGGACGCACAGGCCGCGGGTCAGCCGGTCTGTCGGGCGTCGCCGGGAACGCCCGCCTGTCAGGCGTTTCGATCGCTCGCCGACGCCGTCGAACGGGTCTGTCGCGGTCACCGCCCGTAG
- a CDS encoding LAGLIDADG family homing endonuclease, whose protein sequence is MATGVDNTELTDAFEEFYRDYYRNEIGELAQKYPNDQKSLWVDWDDLYRFDPDLADDVRNRPEQMQDYAEEALRLYDLPVDVKLGQAHVRFHNLPEAEDIREIRHEHHGMLIAVQGIVRKATDVRPKVTNAAFECQRCGTLTRIPQVAGDFQEPHECQGCERQGPFRLNMDQSEFVDAQKIRVQESPEGLRGGETPQAIDVNIEDDITGEVTAGDHVRVTGVLKLDQQGDDRNQSPMFDLYMDGIDVSIEDEQFEDMNITEEDKKEIIELSNEDDLYDKMVGAIAPSIYGYEREKLAMMLQLFSGVTKHLPDGSRIRGDLHMLLIGDPGTGKSQMLSYIQNIAPRSVYTSGKGSSSAGLCVTGDTMIHTDEGFRPIRDLVSSELPEPVSEETSVRKQIDLQTFDRDAGEMQDGTASRAWRMPEKTCRRIETSHGKELEASVNTPVLTCGTDGIEWTEISEVEQGDHVAVPRYDAIDRSEVPVREFLELTTKKVLLTDDSIEFLRESLQAEFGTLRDAAAALDLSEDFIYLHLKNRHVPLEKLDRMLDAIGATREDVDFDRLMIRHGDSITLPEAFDEDLMYLLGLVFGDGDISLDRRGGNRGMVRISNSDEALLERAIEIFDAKFDKRPEIEYQDERVPCIRVNSATIARIFANAGMETPKQDLALADSLTVSEHADAFIRGLMDADGSVSNRDDGGSSVLLSTISDELARQLQLMLETYGVRARTRERDRRGSYERGDGYVIESKHVQQFVEIYGADIDRYAEAIGFDSVEKQRSLAEITAVERRQRETLPIGSTLATVEGAAGQYYQNINRSEDPGRSRARSMLEDVDLGPTEPLVKEAVDADLRWDEVVAAVDTGEKEVFDLTVPETHNFVGNGIVTHNTAAAVRDDFGDGQQWTLEAGALVLADLGIAAVDELDKMNPDDRSAMHQALEQQEISINKAGINATLKSRCSLLGAANPKYGRFDQFEPIGEQIDLEPALISRFDLIFTVTDEPDEEEDRNLASHIIQTNYAGELHTHRVENPTSDYSQEQVDAVTEEVAPTIEPDLLRKYIAHAKTSCFPTMTEEAKTEIEDFYVDLRVQGTDEDAAVPVTARKLEALVRLSEASARIRLSDTVEKEDAERATTIARYCMEQIGVDPETGEFDADVVETGTSKSQRDRIQNLKGIISDIEEEYDEGAPVDVVVERAEEVGIDESKAEHEIEKLKQKGEVYEPRTDHLRTT, encoded by the coding sequence ATGGCTACCGGCGTCGACAACACCGAACTCACCGACGCGTTCGAGGAGTTCTACCGGGACTACTACCGCAACGAGATCGGTGAACTCGCCCAGAAGTACCCCAACGACCAGAAGTCGCTGTGGGTCGACTGGGACGACCTCTATCGCTTCGACCCCGACCTCGCCGACGACGTGCGCAACCGCCCCGAGCAGATGCAGGACTACGCCGAGGAGGCGCTGCGACTCTACGACCTCCCGGTCGACGTGAAGCTCGGCCAGGCCCACGTTCGCTTTCACAACCTCCCCGAGGCCGAGGACATCCGGGAGATCCGCCACGAACACCACGGGATGCTCATCGCCGTCCAGGGGATCGTCCGCAAGGCGACCGACGTGCGGCCCAAAGTGACCAACGCCGCCTTCGAGTGTCAGCGCTGTGGCACTCTCACCCGGATTCCGCAAGTTGCCGGCGACTTCCAGGAGCCCCACGAGTGCCAGGGCTGTGAGCGCCAGGGGCCGTTCCGCCTGAACATGGACCAGTCGGAGTTCGTCGACGCCCAGAAGATCCGCGTCCAAGAGTCCCCGGAAGGACTGCGCGGCGGCGAGACCCCGCAGGCCATCGACGTGAACATCGAAGACGACATCACCGGCGAGGTGACTGCCGGCGACCACGTCCGCGTGACCGGCGTCCTCAAGCTCGACCAGCAGGGCGACGACCGCAATCAGTCCCCGATGTTCGACCTCTACATGGACGGGATCGACGTCTCGATCGAGGACGAACAGTTCGAGGACATGAACATCACCGAAGAGGACAAAAAGGAGATCATCGAGCTGTCCAACGAGGACGACCTCTACGACAAGATGGTCGGCGCGATCGCGCCGTCGATCTACGGCTACGAGCGCGAGAAACTCGCGATGATGCTCCAACTGTTCTCCGGAGTCACCAAACACCTCCCAGACGGCTCCCGAATCCGTGGCGACCTCCACATGCTACTGATAGGTGATCCGGGAACGGGGAAGTCCCAGATGCTCTCCTACATCCAAAATATCGCCCCTCGTTCGGTCTACACCTCCGGGAAAGGGTCCAGCAGCGCCGGGCTCTGTGTCACTGGTGACACGATGATCCACACCGACGAGGGATTCCGACCGATTCGTGATCTCGTGTCGTCGGAACTCCCAGAGCCAGTGTCCGAGGAAACGTCGGTGCGAAAGCAGATCGATCTCCAGACGTTCGACCGCGATGCAGGGGAGATGCAAGATGGGACCGCCTCGCGTGCGTGGCGGATGCCAGAGAAGACGTGTCGACGGATCGAAACGAGCCACGGCAAGGAACTCGAAGCGTCCGTGAACACTCCGGTGCTGACGTGTGGCACCGACGGGATCGAGTGGACCGAGATCTCCGAGGTCGAACAGGGCGATCACGTCGCAGTCCCGCGATACGATGCTATCGACCGGTCGGAGGTGCCAGTGAGAGAGTTCCTCGAACTGACGACCAAGAAGGTCCTGCTCACGGACGACTCGATCGAGTTCCTCCGCGAGTCGTTACAGGCAGAGTTCGGGACGCTCAGAGATGCAGCCGCCGCGCTGGATCTCTCGGAGGACTTCATATATCTGCATCTCAAGAACCGCCACGTCCCGCTGGAGAAACTCGACCGGATGCTCGATGCGATCGGGGCGACACGTGAAGACGTAGATTTCGATCGCCTCATGATCAGGCACGGAGACTCGATTACGCTCCCGGAGGCGTTCGACGAGGACCTGATGTACCTGCTGGGGCTCGTGTTCGGAGACGGCGACATCTCGCTGGATCGTCGCGGCGGAAACAGAGGGATGGTCCGCATCTCGAACAGCGACGAGGCGTTACTGGAACGGGCTATCGAGATTTTCGATGCGAAGTTCGATAAGCGGCCAGAGATCGAATATCAAGACGAGAGGGTCCCCTGCATTCGAGTCAACAGCGCGACGATCGCTCGGATATTCGCCAACGCCGGAATGGAGACGCCGAAACAGGATCTCGCACTGGCCGACTCCCTGACGGTCAGTGAACACGCAGACGCCTTCATCCGTGGCCTCATGGATGCCGACGGATCCGTCTCGAACCGAGACGACGGCGGTTCGAGCGTTCTTCTGTCGACGATCAGCGACGAACTCGCTCGACAACTCCAGCTCATGCTCGAAACCTACGGTGTGCGGGCGAGGACGCGCGAACGCGACCGTCGCGGGAGCTACGAACGTGGGGACGGGTACGTCATCGAGTCCAAACACGTCCAGCAGTTCGTCGAGATCTACGGTGCAGACATCGATCGATACGCCGAGGCGATCGGCTTCGACAGTGTCGAAAAACAGCGATCGCTCGCCGAGATAACCGCTGTCGAGCGACGCCAGCGTGAGACGCTCCCGATCGGTTCAACCCTCGCTACAGTCGAGGGGGCCGCCGGCCAGTACTATCAGAACATCAACCGGAGTGAAGATCCCGGCCGTTCGCGGGCCAGATCGATGCTCGAAGATGTCGATCTGGGACCGACAGAGCCCCTCGTGAAGGAGGCGGTCGACGCCGATCTGCGATGGGACGAGGTCGTCGCCGCCGTGGACACCGGCGAGAAAGAAGTGTTCGACCTCACCGTTCCGGAAACGCACAACTTCGTCGGCAACGGCATCGTCACACACAACACCGCAGCGGCGGTTCGCGACGACTTCGGTGACGGCCAGCAGTGGACCCTGGAGGCGGGTGCGCTCGTGCTCGCAGACCTCGGGATCGCCGCTGTCGACGAGCTGGATAAGATGAATCCGGACGATCGGAGCGCGATGCACCAGGCCCTGGAACAACAGGAGATCAGCATCAACAAGGCGGGCATCAACGCGACGCTGAAGTCCCGGTGTTCGCTGCTCGGAGCTGCGAACCCCAAGTACGGCCGGTTCGACCAGTTCGAGCCCATCGGCGAGCAGATCGACCTCGAACCCGCGCTGATCTCTCGGTTCGACCTCATCTTCACGGTCACCGACGAGCCCGACGAGGAGGAAGACCGGAATCTGGCGAGTCACATCATTCAGACGAACTACGCCGGGGAACTTCACACCCATCGCGTCGAGAACCCCACCTCGGACTACAGCCAGGAGCAGGTCGACGCCGTCACCGAGGAGGTCGCACCGACGATCGAACCGGACCTGTTGCGCAAGTACATCGCTCACGCGAAGACGAGTTGCTTCCCGACGATGACCGAGGAGGCGAAGACCGAGATCGAGGACTTCTACGTCGATCTGCGGGTCCAGGGAACCGACGAGGACGCTGCGGTGCCGGTGACGGCCCGAAAGCTGGAGGCGCTGGTCCGCCTCTCGGAGGCGTCGGCGCGGATCCGACTCTCGGACACGGTCGAGAAAGAAGACGCCGAGCGGGCGACGACGATCGCTCGCTACTGCATGGAGCAGATCGGCGTCGATCCCGAGACGGGCGAGTTCGACGCCGACGTTGTCGAGACCGGCACCTCGAAGAGCCAGCGCGATCGGATCCAGAACCTCAAGGGGATCATCTCCGACATCGAGGAGGAGTACGACGAGGGCGCGCCGGTCGACGTGGTCGTCGAGCGGGCGGAGGAGGTCGGGATCGACGAGTCCAAGGCCGAACACGAGATCGAGAAGCTCAAGCAGAAAGGCGAGGTGTACGAACCACGTACCGATCACCTGAGGACGACGTAG